The Stieleria sp. JC731 genome has a segment encoding these proteins:
- a CDS encoding DEAD/DEAH box helicase → MKAKQKERNSKKPEGFDAIDLSPVMRSALKKAGFEKPSPIQAELIPLALEGLDVIGQARTGTGKTAAFSIPILEQLDSLEDCRDPQAIIIVPTRELADQVGREAKRLAHGCPTEIAVLAGGKNIRTQLRQLENGAQIVVGTPGRLHDHLQRRSLRTKDVWCVVLDEADRMLDIGFRPQIERILRRCPRDRQTLLLSATLPDTVRRLAESYMQDPEVIDCCKNEMSVETIEQHYFTVEQDKKLDLLQTLLERENPEQAIVFCRTKRGTDRLWRALSKKHKACAAMHGDMAQRERDRTLQRLREGSLQILVATDVVGRGIDISTISHIINFDVPEDSDDYVHRVGRTGRMGRDGVAYTFIVPGQGDFLTGIEQRINKLLIRDSIDGFEPEKKVEPTAEESAEKPKRNLNPMRRKVTRRR, encoded by the coding sequence ATGAAAGCAAAGCAGAAGGAACGCAACAGTAAAAAACCAGAGGGCTTCGACGCGATCGACCTCTCTCCCGTCATGCGCAGTGCGCTGAAAAAGGCGGGCTTCGAAAAACCATCCCCCATTCAAGCGGAATTGATCCCGCTAGCACTCGAGGGGCTGGATGTCATTGGGCAGGCCCGGACGGGGACAGGCAAAACCGCCGCATTCTCGATTCCAATTCTCGAGCAGCTCGACTCGCTCGAAGATTGCCGAGATCCCCAAGCGATCATCATCGTCCCGACGCGTGAATTGGCCGATCAGGTCGGCCGCGAGGCAAAGCGATTGGCTCATGGCTGTCCGACGGAGATCGCAGTTCTGGCCGGTGGCAAAAACATCCGCACCCAACTGCGGCAACTCGAAAACGGTGCCCAAATCGTTGTCGGTACCCCCGGCCGATTGCACGACCACCTACAGCGGCGATCGCTGCGTACCAAAGATGTCTGGTGCGTCGTTCTCGACGAAGCCGACCGCATGTTGGACATCGGGTTTCGCCCGCAGATCGAACGCATCCTTCGTCGCTGTCCGCGAGACCGCCAGACGTTGTTGTTGTCAGCAACGCTTCCAGATACGGTCCGTCGATTGGCCGAATCGTACATGCAGGATCCGGAAGTGATCGACTGCTGTAAAAACGAAATGTCTGTCGAAACGATCGAGCAGCACTACTTCACGGTCGAGCAAGACAAGAAACTTGATCTGCTGCAGACGTTGCTCGAACGCGAAAACCCAGAACAAGCGATCGTATTCTGTAGAACCAAACGTGGAACCGATCGACTTTGGCGGGCACTGAGCAAGAAGCACAAAGCCTGTGCCGCGATGCACGGCGACATGGCCCAGCGGGAGCGAGACCGCACCTTGCAACGATTGCGTGAAGGTTCGCTACAGATCCTGGTTGCCACCGATGTTGTCGGACGTGGGATCGATATCAGCACGATCTCGCACATTATCAATTTCGATGTCCCTGAAGATAGCGACGACTACGTCCACCGCGTCGGTCGGACAGGTCGAATGGGACGCGACGGTGTGGCCTATACCTTCATCGTTCCTGGCCAAGGTGACTTTTTGACTGGCATCGAACAGCGGATCAACAAACTGTTGATTCGGGATTCGATCGATGGTTTCGAACCAGAGAAAAAAGTCGAGCCGACGGCAGAAGAGTCAGCCGAAAAGCCAAAACGAAATCTCAATCCGATGAGACGAAAGGTGACGCGGCGCCGGTAA
- a CDS encoding putative 2-dehydropantoate 2-reductase, with the protein MSKLSYAIIGSGAVGGLYGAMLARQGHEVHFLCRSDFDHVKEHGWNIESHWGDFELPDVNVYQSAENLPPCDVTILALKTVKNDLLPRLLPSPMGDRGVVLVLQNGLGVEAQVANLFGPERVLGGCCFLCSNKVGPGHIRHIDYGRIVFGPFQNSPDSIGLAERICEELVASGIEAQTSDDLNLVRWRKLMWNIPFNGLSVALDASTDKLIGDECSVALIRDIITEVHRAAVASGAQIDDSWIEKTIDHTRTMVPYDSSMRLDYLAGREMELQAILANPIAAAKEVGVSMPKTEMLFQTLCFMQNRLQNR; encoded by the coding sequence ATGTCAAAACTAAGTTACGCAATCATCGGAAGCGGCGCCGTTGGCGGCCTTTACGGAGCCATGCTCGCACGCCAAGGCCACGAGGTTCACTTCCTTTGTCGAAGCGATTTTGATCATGTCAAAGAACACGGATGGAACATCGAAAGTCATTGGGGCGACTTCGAACTGCCCGACGTCAATGTTTACCAATCCGCAGAAAACCTTCCGCCATGTGACGTGACCATCTTGGCGCTGAAAACCGTCAAGAATGACTTGTTGCCTCGTCTATTGCCAAGCCCCATGGGCGACAGAGGTGTGGTGCTCGTTTTGCAAAACGGACTTGGCGTCGAAGCTCAGGTCGCCAATCTGTTCGGCCCCGAACGCGTGCTGGGCGGTTGCTGTTTCTTGTGTAGCAACAAGGTTGGCCCCGGCCATATTCGGCACATCGACTATGGACGCATCGTCTTTGGCCCATTCCAAAACTCTCCCGATTCGATTGGCCTCGCCGAACGCATCTGTGAAGAACTTGTTGCCTCCGGGATCGAAGCACAGACCTCCGACGACTTAAACCTCGTCCGCTGGCGCAAACTGATGTGGAACATCCCGTTTAACGGTTTGTCTGTAGCCTTGGATGCCTCGACCGACAAATTGATCGGGGACGAATGTAGCGTCGCACTGATCCGCGATATCATCACCGAAGTCCACCGAGCAGCAGTCGCGAGCGGTGCCCAGATCGACGATAGCTGGATCGAAAAAACAATCGATCATACGCGGACCATGGTTCCGTACGACAGCAGCATGCGATTGGATTATCTAGCTGGTCGTGAGATGGAGCTGCAGGCGATCCTTGCAAACCCAATCGCTGCCGCCAAAGAAGTCGGCGTCTCGATGCCCAAGACGGAGATGCTTTTCCAGACGCTGTGCTTTATGCAAAACCGGCTTCAAAATCGCTAG
- a CDS encoding BBP7 family outer membrane beta-barrel protein: protein MPNLNTFRLATVALTVAVLLSPSNPAAAQSRQSVRGDQTNQTSASQARASQARANWTPVRGAVASTSQQPSPKGVSRTATTKRRVLKPTDSAAPQGMVTQASHQIPSPPPVGETVIYEPTVVDLSCDAMDPSCGCDGAGCDAIGCDAMGSCGPNCGCSLCGELAGGRAWRPAITLSLPQDGFVSFEALNFWTDGMSVPALVTQSLPGSISGRSEAGVLPGATVLYGGNDILDDSRTGGRLRFGFWFDRCHTVGLAAEYLELERESEAFSAASTGDPILARPFYNVTTGMNDSELIAFNDGQIALTGTVSVQAYSELVGGGVNLRFLKGCDEGCREWLFCGRNNHYCTRSEFRLGYRFMELNEGVSIHEDLLSTGTNPGTFDITDAFDTENRFNGVDLGWSRRIVRGYWTLESLIRIAVGNTNQIVRINGSTSIDDGAAQSGGLLALTNQGTFEQDEFSVLPELNLTLGYQLTDHLKATVGYTGIYWSNVVRPGEHIPTAVNPNFLPPAVSGTDAYPLFSFDTTDYWAHGLTYGLEYRW from the coding sequence GTGCCGAACCTCAACACCTTCCGCCTAGCAACAGTCGCCTTGACGGTGGCCGTCCTGCTTTCGCCGAGCAATCCTGCTGCGGCACAATCACGCCAGAGTGTGCGTGGTGACCAAACCAACCAAACAAGTGCAAGTCAGGCACGAGCTAGTCAGGCAAGGGCGAATTGGACGCCGGTTCGAGGAGCAGTCGCTTCGACTTCACAGCAACCGTCTCCCAAAGGCGTTTCGCGAACCGCGACAACCAAGCGACGTGTTCTTAAGCCGACAGACTCTGCGGCACCGCAAGGGATGGTGACACAAGCGTCGCACCAGATTCCCAGCCCTCCGCCAGTTGGCGAAACGGTGATTTATGAGCCAACCGTTGTGGACCTTTCGTGTGACGCGATGGATCCCAGTTGCGGATGCGATGGTGCAGGTTGCGACGCGATCGGATGCGATGCGATGGGTAGCTGCGGCCCTAATTGCGGTTGCAGCCTCTGCGGTGAACTCGCGGGCGGTCGAGCTTGGAGACCGGCGATCACCTTGAGCCTTCCCCAGGACGGTTTCGTCTCGTTCGAAGCACTGAATTTTTGGACTGACGGAATGAGTGTCCCGGCGCTCGTGACGCAGTCGTTGCCAGGATCGATCAGCGGTCGTTCGGAAGCCGGCGTGCTTCCCGGTGCGACTGTTTTGTATGGCGGCAACGATATCCTTGATGATTCTCGCACCGGAGGTCGATTGCGATTCGGTTTCTGGTTCGACCGATGTCACACCGTCGGTTTGGCAGCGGAGTATTTGGAACTGGAGCGTGAGTCTGAGGCGTTTTCGGCAGCTAGCACGGGAGACCCGATCCTTGCCCGACCGTTCTACAACGTCACGACAGGGATGAACGATTCGGAATTGATCGCGTTCAACGACGGACAGATCGCACTTACCGGAACCGTCTCGGTTCAAGCTTACAGCGAGCTTGTTGGCGGAGGAGTCAACTTGCGATTCCTGAAAGGCTGCGACGAAGGCTGCCGCGAATGGTTGTTCTGCGGACGAAACAATCACTACTGCACTCGCAGCGAATTCCGATTGGGATACCGGTTCATGGAACTGAACGAAGGTGTTTCGATTCACGAAGACCTGCTGAGCACCGGGACCAACCCAGGAACCTTTGACATCACCGACGCGTTTGACACCGAAAACCGCTTCAACGGTGTCGATCTTGGTTGGAGCCGACGAATCGTACGCGGCTATTGGACGCTAGAAAGTTTGATCCGAATTGCGGTCGGGAATACCAACCAGATCGTTCGCATCAACGGTTCGACTTCGATCGACGACGGGGCCGCTCAGTCCGGAGGCTTGCTCGCACTGACCAATCAGGGCACCTTTGAGCAAGACGAGTTCTCCGTACTGCCTGAGCTCAATCTGACTCTTGGATATCAGCTTACCGATCACTTGAAGGCGACTGTTGGTTACACCGGAATCTACTGGTCAAACGTAGTGCGACCTGGAGAGCACATTCCGACCGCAGTGAACCCTAACTTCTTGCCACCAGCGGTAAGCGGTACCGACGCCTATCCGTTGTTCAGCTTTGACACAACTGACTATTGGGCACACGGTTTGACTTATGGATTGGAATATCGGTGGTAA
- a CDS encoding beta strand repeat-containing protein produces MIQRLAGRSRRSTNELRSRRRALKLEALAKRQLLAVDIGAVSGIAYTDLTGDGLSGDDPRLESITVELYSDTNANNTYDSGVDTLVATDTTATSGDPVPGEYRFDDLAAGTYFVVQGSAGASITVPSPAMVTVTADDADGETIVTIDDFTTGAQLITASGGTTQTDSQTAANALGGSRDVELIHTNGSGNTTFQVDNGTELLSLSTGGGALSQATVEYDGADGAFGLTVPPGFAPVSSLAGGTAGGAVPTNTGIEVLARAENQDETMTVIVFTSATEASQIDITIPQDPSLQSVFVDFTDPGWATSGFAGVVSPADFNSVIAIRATATVTLADNDIFFSVVESRGPDPIEVNLSNTQLLQLGGTVFEDLGGGADSNNGTLDGTESGIAGVTVDLYAEPGGGGAIDPSSQVAVATTTTDVNGDYVFTDLDAGNYLVVIPDSDFGSGQLLFGYESSTGNDPAPDPDDDVDSDDNGTVSAGVGVVSQEITLVAGSEPNNDGDTDVNTNFTLDLGVTPTIDLEITKTLDSGASTLIAGGQVFFDIDFGNNGPLDATNVVITDSIPVGMTINQGASNFGAFTPTIVGQDISVAVGALAVSATGSIRIAVDIDAGQTADLTNTATIAGDQVETDSTNNSDSALADLEEANLSITKDDNTTGSVIAGEQFTYTITVFNDGPNTATGIVVTDNLPADLSFVSASFTTGSGTVTETPAASGQLTINVDDLADQASAVIDVIVLVDAAAGTSIVNTATVVGSPDIDPDTSDNTATETTPVVRNVDVGVTKSTTDTAVAGSSLTYTFAVTNNGPGDARAVTVTDTLDSALTFSSFDAGTSGVTITQNGQDLTFDVGTLVDGQTETFTITVDIASSATGTINNQADITTSDNDTQASNDSSDIDIVINRTTDLILTKTVDSATAIPGQDTLTYTITIEHDTDSISDSGIVTVTDVLPAGLTLGQISAPNATSQGFDSGSSTITVVFDPIAIGSTESFTFTATVDEDATGTIDNTATLSVAGGDIDTSNDSDDAQSTLSPEFDVTIAKSASDSTPASGSNVTYTIDLTNDGPSTATGVILTDDIPSGLTFVSGTLDGQSATSNGTTVTFPSVTLSDGETKSATLVFTVGATQDGTITNTASVTADAGETDTSNNSDSVDVTATPEADLTVAKTVDSANAQAGDTLVYTITITNDGISTAEGVTAADVLPSGLTFVSANTPGGETVTTNGQTVSVDVGDIVASGTFTFTINASVDNTAPATVTNTVSVQTTTGETDLTNNSATAETAVEAFQSSIGGVVYVDANDNGVQDSGEAGIAGVTITLTGTNVFNESVTRVVTTNDDGEYLFSQLAAGTYDITETQPEDFVDGQETAGTGASATINPNAFNSLTFDDSPGTAVDFNFGEIAAVLSKRRFLASS; encoded by the coding sequence ATGATTCAGCGACTGGCTGGTCGCAGCCGTCGTTCGACGAATGAATTACGCTCTCGCCGGCGAGCATTGAAACTCGAAGCGTTGGCAAAACGTCAGCTGTTGGCTGTCGACATTGGGGCCGTTTCCGGAATCGCCTACACCGATTTGACGGGCGATGGTCTAAGCGGTGATGATCCCCGGTTGGAAAGCATCACGGTCGAGCTTTACAGCGACACCAATGCCAACAACACCTACGACAGTGGTGTCGATACGCTAGTCGCGACGGACACGACGGCGACATCCGGCGACCCGGTTCCTGGCGAGTATCGTTTCGATGATTTGGCGGCCGGGACTTACTTTGTTGTCCAGGGTTCGGCGGGAGCCAGCATCACCGTACCGTCACCTGCGATGGTGACCGTGACCGCCGATGATGCCGATGGAGAAACGATCGTCACGATCGATGACTTCACCACCGGTGCCCAATTGATCACGGCAAGTGGAGGCACTACGCAAACCGATAGTCAGACGGCCGCCAACGCGCTCGGCGGATCACGTGACGTCGAGTTGATCCATACCAACGGCAGTGGCAATACGACTTTTCAAGTCGATAACGGAACCGAGCTGTTAAGCCTGAGCACCGGCGGTGGTGCGCTGTCGCAGGCGACCGTGGAATATGACGGGGCTGACGGAGCGTTCGGATTAACCGTCCCACCGGGATTCGCGCCCGTTTCATCCTTGGCCGGGGGAACAGCAGGAGGAGCTGTTCCGACCAACACAGGGATCGAAGTATTAGCGCGAGCGGAAAATCAAGACGAGACGATGACGGTGATCGTCTTTACGTCCGCAACCGAAGCATCGCAGATCGACATCACGATTCCACAGGATCCGTCGCTTCAGTCGGTCTTTGTTGACTTCACCGATCCCGGATGGGCAACGTCGGGTTTCGCAGGTGTGGTTAGCCCGGCGGACTTCAACAGTGTGATCGCGATTCGGGCGACCGCGACCGTGACGCTTGCGGACAACGACATTTTCTTTTCCGTTGTCGAATCGCGTGGACCGGATCCGATCGAAGTCAACCTTTCCAATACTCAGCTGTTGCAGTTGGGCGGAACCGTCTTCGAAGACTTGGGCGGTGGAGCAGATTCCAACAACGGGACATTGGACGGTACCGAAAGCGGAATTGCCGGCGTCACTGTCGACTTGTATGCCGAGCCTGGTGGAGGCGGCGCGATCGATCCCTCGTCCCAGGTTGCCGTTGCGACAACGACAACCGACGTGAACGGCGACTATGTCTTTACCGATTTGGACGCGGGCAACTATCTGGTTGTTATTCCCGATTCCGATTTCGGCAGCGGGCAACTGTTGTTCGGATATGAATCGAGCACCGGAAACGATCCCGCACCTGATCCGGACGACGACGTCGATAGCGATGACAACGGTACCGTTTCCGCAGGCGTCGGAGTCGTTAGCCAGGAAATCACTCTGGTTGCGGGAAGCGAACCGAACAACGACGGCGATACCGACGTCAATACAAACTTTACACTCGACTTGGGTGTAACGCCGACGATCGATTTGGAGATCACAAAAACGCTCGATTCGGGAGCGTCAACGTTGATCGCTGGCGGTCAAGTGTTCTTCGACATCGATTTCGGGAACAACGGTCCGCTCGATGCAACGAATGTTGTCATCACCGACTCAATTCCTGTCGGGATGACGATCAACCAAGGTGCTTCCAATTTTGGCGCATTCACCCCAACGATTGTCGGTCAGGACATCAGTGTTGCCGTCGGAGCCTTGGCCGTGTCGGCGACCGGCTCGATCCGAATCGCAGTGGACATTGATGCCGGTCAGACGGCGGACTTGACCAACACCGCGACCATCGCTGGTGATCAGGTTGAAACCGACAGCACGAATAATTCGGACAGCGCTCTGGCTGATCTTGAAGAAGCCAACCTGTCGATCACCAAAGACGACAACACGACCGGTTCGGTCATCGCCGGTGAACAGTTCACCTATACGATTACCGTGTTCAATGATGGGCCCAATACGGCCACCGGCATCGTAGTAACAGACAATCTGCCAGCGGACCTGTCATTCGTCAGCGCATCGTTCACGACCGGTTCAGGAACCGTGACCGAGACGCCCGCAGCCAGCGGTCAGTTGACAATCAATGTTGATGACTTGGCAGATCAAGCCAGTGCGGTCATCGACGTGATTGTCTTGGTCGATGCGGCCGCCGGGACATCGATCGTCAACACCGCAACCGTTGTCGGCTCGCCGGATATCGACCCGGACACGAGCGACAACACCGCAACCGAGACAACCCCGGTTGTGCGGAACGTTGATGTCGGTGTGACCAAGTCCACCACGGACACTGCCGTCGCCGGCAGCAGTCTGACTTATACCTTCGCGGTAACCAACAATGGTCCAGGCGATGCTCGCGCCGTAACGGTGACCGACACCTTGGATTCTGCATTGACGTTTAGCTCGTTTGATGCCGGAACGTCGGGCGTCACGATTACCCAGAATGGTCAAGACTTGACCTTCGACGTCGGAACACTCGTCGACGGTCAAACGGAAACGTTTACGATCACGGTTGACATCGCTTCGTCAGCAACCGGGACGATTAACAACCAAGCCGACATCACCACCTCGGACAACGATACGCAAGCGAGTAACGATAGCAGCGATATCGATATCGTCATCAATCGAACCACCGATTTGATTCTGACCAAGACTGTCGATTCGGCGACCGCGATACCAGGCCAGGACACGCTGACCTATACGATCACGATTGAGCATGACACGGACAGTATTAGCGATTCGGGGATCGTAACTGTGACCGATGTTTTGCCAGCGGGATTGACCTTGGGACAGATCTCCGCGCCGAATGCGACATCGCAAGGCTTTGACAGTGGATCAAGCACGATTACGGTCGTCTTTGATCCGATCGCGATCGGTTCGACAGAGTCCTTCACATTCACCGCAACGGTGGACGAAGATGCGACCGGAACGATCGACAACACGGCAACACTGTCGGTGGCCGGTGGAGATATCGATACCAGCAACGATAGCGATGACGCCCAATCGACGCTTTCGCCCGAATTCGATGTCACGATCGCAAAGAGTGCATCAGATTCGACGCCGGCTTCGGGTTCCAACGTTACTTACACGATCGATCTGACGAACGATGGGCCGAGTACGGCCACCGGAGTGATCCTGACCGACGATATCCCATCAGGTCTGACATTTGTCAGTGGGACCTTGGATGGTCAGTCGGCGACATCCAACGGAACGACGGTGACGTTCCCTTCGGTCACATTGTCTGACGGCGAAACGAAGTCTGCGACATTGGTTTTCACCGTTGGTGCTACCCAAGACGGGACGATCACTAACACCGCATCGGTGACGGCGGATGCCGGAGAAACCGATACGTCCAACAACAGTGATTCCGTAGACGTGACGGCGACGCCAGAAGCTGATCTGACTGTCGCGAAAACAGTCGATTCGGCAAACGCACAAGCCGGTGACACCTTGGTCTACACCATTACGATCACCAACGACGGGATTTCGACGGCGGAAGGCGTGACGGCCGCGGACGTCTTGCCGAGCGGTTTGACGTTCGTCAGTGCGAATACGCCGGGTGGCGAAACGGTAACAACGAACGGTCAGACGGTCAGTGTGGACGTCGGCGATATCGTCGCCAGCGGAACGTTTACATTCACCATCAACGCGAGCGTCGATAACACGGCGCCAGCGACTGTCACGAACACGGTTTCTGTCCAAACCACAACCGGTGAAACTGATTTGACGAATAACTCCGCGACAGCAGAAACCGCTGTCGAGGCGTTCCAGAGCTCGATCGGTGGTGTTGTCTATGTCGACGCAAACGACAACGGTGTTCAAGATTCGGGTGAAGCCGGAATCGCTGGCGTTACGATAACACTGACTGGGACGAATGTCTTCAACGAGTCGGTTACACGTGTCGTTACGACCAACGATGACGGCGAATACTTGTTCTCGCAACTGGCAGCGGGAACTTACGACATCACCGAGACTCAGCCAGAGGACTTTGTCGATGGCCAAGAGACCGCAGGGACTGGTGCTTCAGCGACCATCAATCCCAACGCCTTCAACAGTTTGACCTTTGACGACAGTCCGGGCACCGCAGTCGATTTTAACTTTGGTGAAATCGCGGCGGTCCTGTCAAAACGACGTTTCCTCGCTTCTTCCTGA
- a CDS encoding SDR family oxidoreductase has translation MRTDKNNPATTLMVLRVRHRFASAPIRYSPTPLRSNMTAPFTLPESAASLKGSRCLVTGGAGFIGSHVVDALLAQGASVQILDNFSTGFRTNLEHRPDDAKVELIEGDAACADTVMDATKGCDYIFHLAAMASVPRSMREPQLCHAWCATSTVNLLAAAQEHGIRRVVVASTSAIYGNSTWVSKRESDPPAPLSPYAAAKLSAEAYMQSFARTSDVETVILRYFNVYGPRQDPKSEYSAVIPRFVSMILTGERPIIYGDGEQSRDFVYVGDVARANLLAATVPGISGKTFNIACGRRTTLLDLLTNLREILGQDIQPIHDPPRIGDVKDSLADITEARTHLLFEPSVTIDVGLQQSVEYYRSICSPAGSSAKS, from the coding sequence ATGCGAACTGACAAGAACAATCCAGCGACCACTCTAATGGTGCTTCGCGTTCGTCACCGATTCGCTTCTGCACCGATTCGCTACAGCCCTACACCCCTACGTTCCAATATGACTGCTCCGTTTACGCTTCCCGAATCAGCAGCCTCGCTGAAAGGCTCACGATGTCTCGTCACTGGCGGTGCGGGCTTCATCGGTTCACATGTCGTCGATGCACTATTGGCGCAAGGCGCCAGCGTTCAAATCCTGGATAACTTCAGCACCGGCTTTCGAACCAACCTGGAACACCGCCCGGATGACGCCAAAGTCGAACTGATCGAAGGAGACGCGGCGTGTGCTGACACCGTCATGGACGCAACAAAAGGCTGTGACTACATCTTTCACCTCGCCGCGATGGCGAGCGTTCCGCGGAGCATGCGTGAACCGCAACTGTGTCACGCCTGGTGCGCAACAAGCACCGTCAACTTGCTGGCCGCAGCTCAGGAGCACGGCATCCGGCGTGTTGTCGTCGCCAGCACGAGTGCGATTTACGGGAACTCGACCTGGGTTAGCAAACGGGAATCCGACCCGCCTGCGCCGCTGTCCCCCTATGCGGCAGCCAAGTTATCTGCCGAAGCGTACATGCAATCCTTCGCTCGTACCTCGGACGTCGAAACTGTTATCCTGCGATACTTCAATGTCTATGGCCCGCGTCAGGATCCCAAAAGCGAGTACAGCGCGGTGATCCCACGCTTCGTCTCGATGATCCTTACTGGCGAACGCCCGATCATCTACGGCGATGGCGAACAGTCGCGAGATTTCGTTTACGTCGGTGACGTCGCTCGAGCGAACCTACTGGCGGCAACCGTTCCGGGGATCTCGGGCAAGACGTTCAACATCGCATGCGGTCGCCGCACGACACTGTTGGATCTGCTGACAAACCTTCGCGAGATCTTGGGGCAGGATATTCAGCCGATCCACGACCCGCCCAGAATTGGCGACGTCAAAGATTCGCTCGCTGATATCACCGAAGCGAGAACGCATTTGCTGTTCGAGCCTTCGGTGACGATCGACGTAGGACTCCAGCAAAGCGTGGAATACTATCGATCGATTTGCAGCCCAGCTGGTAGCTCCGCAAAGAGTTAG